The DNA segment GTTTGTAGGCTTTTGAAGTATGAAATTATTCTGAACCACGATCGTATCACAGGAAACGAGCAGATCGTTTCTTGTTCGAGTTCCCAATTTGGAAAGTGTGATTCTTTTTAGATATTCTAAAGGGCTTTCTCCCGGAAATGAACTTTCGTCGATGTCCTCCGGTTCGATTCTAAAATCCAAATCGAGAGATTCTAAGACCTGTTTTCTCCTGGGAGATCTGGATCTGAGGATGATCATAAATCCACAGTTTGAGAAAAGCGTTGCTTTGCACCTGTTTTCCTGTCGATACTGGTATTGATGAAAAAGAATCTGCGTATCCGAGGCATTGGTTTAAACCTTATTTTGTGTTTCTTTTTTTTTACTTTGGGTTCTTCTCTTTTTTCCCAAACAAAACCCGTTGAAAGTAAGGATTCGAATCAGAAGGAAACAAAAAAAATAGAATCCAGTCGAGAGTTGATCGAAACCGGAAAATTAGAATCCACTCGAAAAAAAGCGTATCTCGCATTGAAAGGAATTCGAATCTCCCTGCTTAACTTTGGAAAAAAACATGACCTTGATAAACTCACATCCGATTATGGGCGAGCTGAAACCCAATACTTGAGGGCGGAATATTCAGCTGCAGCGGATCTGTTCGAAGAAATTTATAAAACGATCGGTCCTTTAGCAGAAACGATTCGAAAAGATTACGAAACAAAAACGCTTCAACTCGGACAGGAATTGGCTCCCTTGATCGTTAATACACGCTTGGATCAAAAAAGTAAAAATCGTAATCTTCTTTCGGTATTCGAAAAATACTATGTTCGTTCGGGAGAAACGGCAAAGGCTTCCGTAAACGAATTGGAAAAAGGAAATCAAACCGGCGCGCTTTATTACCAAAAACAGGCTCTGATTTCCTTATATCAGATTAAAATTCTTCTTGGAAAAAACGAGGATTTGTCCGTTTCTCTTTCTGATAAAATTTCGAAAAATAGAATTCTTGAAACCGATTATCTTAAACAGGAAGAATTAATTTATTGGGACGATTCTCTGGATCGTCTGAATGTGGAACAAGACGAGGAAAGAAAAAAAGAAAGGGTTAAAACTTTGAAATCATACGAATGGAAACTCGGACTTTCTTCCGGAAAACTGCAAAAAGAATCCGAGTCAAAAACTCAGACTCCTTCTTCAGGTTCTGAAAATTCCGCGAAGCCGAAATAAAAATCAAACCGATTGAATTCATATATGTTTTTTTCTTTTATTAAAAAGTTTTGTTTTTCTTTTTTAATTCTAACGATTTTACCTTCCTGTAAGCGGGGAAGCTTTGATCGAATTAAGGAATCAAGTTATCAATATCTTTGCAAAGAACATCTACTTTTCTGCGATAAAATCGTGACTAAGATCGATTTGTTCGATTGTGATCCCTTGCACAATACCTATGACAACGACGGAAGTCATTATATCAATCGAGAAGTTCTTGTTGACGACCTGACGATAGAAAGGGAAGAAAAAGAGCCGGAAATTTTCGATCCATACTCAAATCAAAAACCTAAAAGGGAAAAGACCAGGGATACAAGTTCTGACTTTGGAAAAAATATCAGAATCGATTCTCGAAAACTAATTCGTACTTTTGATACGGAGCGAGGAAAAAGACCGGGGGGTTTGGTCGCGGAAGAATCGATAGAAAACATTCGACCGTGTTATCCAGTTAAACCGAATTATAATAAGGAGTAATGGAATTGAGCGATTTATTTAGTGTAAAAAACAGGACGGTTCTTGTAACGGGATCCACCCGCGGAATTGGAAAAGACTTTGCAAACGGTTTTTTAAAAGCGGGGGCTATCGTTTATGGTACGGGTTCCTCGGAAGAGTCCGTAAAAAAATTCGCAGGAACCGGAATCAAAGGATTTGCCGCCGATATCCGGCAACCGGATGCAATGACTTCGATCATCGAGTCGATTGTAAAAGAACACGGAAAGTTAGACGTCCTTGTCAATAATGCGGGGATCGCTTCCAACAAACCGGCCGCATTTTTAAAAGAAGATGAAATTGAATCGATCATACAAACAAACTTTGCGGGGGTTTTCCGCACATGCGCGTCGTATTATAAAATTCATAAAAAAAAAGGCGGGAATATAATCAATGTGGCCTCCATTCTCGGAATGAGAGGGACTAAGTTTGCTTCTGTGTATTCCGGAACCAAAGGAGCCGTGATCAACATGACAAGAGCTTTGGCGGTGGAATGGATCGGCTCCGGTTATCGAGTCAACGCCATTTGTCCCGGTTTTATCGATACGGACATGACTGAGATGATCAAGGAAAAACCAGATGTGATGGAACAGATGTTGAAAGGCATTCCCATGGGAAGATTGGGAAAACCGGAAGATTTGATCGGGGCCGCGATCTTTCTTGCAAGCGAAGCTTCCGCCTATGTCACAGGTCAGACGGTCGTAGTCGACGGGGGAATTACTGCGGGGATTTAAAAAAAGTCTAATAAGAGATGATTCTTTCGCTACATCCAATCAATCCCGAAAAACGAAAACTTCAGCAGATATCCGATAAACTGCTGGAGGGAAACGTGTATATCTTTCCTACGGATACCGTTTACGCATTGGTTGCGGATTCACAATCCAAACTTGGTGTTGAAAGATTATACGAACTCAAAAACATATCGAAAAATCAACCGCTCTCTCTCGTTTGTCCGAACATTTCGGTCGCTTCAAATTATATTGAAAATCTTCCGAACGAAGCATTTCGGTTGATGAAAAAACTAACGCCGGGACCGTTTACGTTTATCATTCGGGCCAACAAACATCTTCCTCGTGTTTCGTTTTCCAATCAGAAAGAAAAACAAATCGGAATTCGAATTCCGGATGCGATTTATTTACAAGAGCTGATGAAAATGCATCCAAATCCTCTTACTTCGACTTCCGTTTTTACCAACGATGAATTTATCATTAAAGTGGAATCCTTGGAAGAAATTTACGGATCACGCGTTGAGGGTATCATCGACGGGGGAATCGTGGACATTGAACTTTCCACAATTCTGGACGTTACCGGGGATAAAATGATCGTCTTGAGAGAAGGAAAGGGCTCGGATCTTTTGTAAGAATTTTTTATCATTCTATCTTTTAAATAGTTCTTACAAAACCTTTCCGGATCTATTTTTAAAAATCGATCTTCTTCAAAGTATAAAAAATTATTTCTAAATGATTTCTGGATTTTCTTTTAAAAAATAAAAAATCCGTTTTGCGATAGCCAAAAATCGTATGGAAATTCGTCTATTCGTTAGGATTTCGGGTTCATTTTTTTTAAATATTTTATATTCAATCATATCTATGATAAGTCGTTTTACCGTCGTTTTTTTGATTCTATTTTTTTCATACTCTTGCAGCATGAAATCGATCGAGAATCTCTGCGATAGAAACAGTTCTCTTTTTTATAAAAATCTCGTTCTTAGTAATCTATTCAATCCCGGCGGTATTTCCGTATGCGGAACGGGACCGATTCTTCCTCAACCAAGAATTTTGAACACGGGGGACGGAAGGCTTTTAAACTCAGGCTTTCTCGTCGGTGATTTCGATTCTTCCGTATCCGGTGTCGAAGTTTCATTGGACAACGGGCCTTTTGTTCCGGCGGTTATAACCGGAAGTCAGTGGAAACTTCAACTTCCCGCGGCCGGAGTTCCGTCCACGATCCCTTCGACCGGTGTTTGGAAAGAATGGAGTTTTCATTCGGTTGCAGTTCGATCGGTGGCTGCTTCCGGCGTTTCGTTTCCGACCATCCTATCAATTCAAAAGGGACTCAATAAGGATATTAACGGCGACGGTTATCCGGATGCGCTGATCGGTTCTCAAGTCTCGAATCGTGTTCGAGCCTATCTCTCACTTGGAAAAGTAAGAGGACTCGGTTCTACACCCGTAACCGTGCTGACCGGAGCGGCGGGTTTTGGTTATTCCGTTACGTTAGGAGATATCGATGGAGACGGATATGCGGATGCAGTGGTTGCAAACACAAATGCTATCTTTAGTGTATACCTTTCTCAAGGAGCTTCGGGCGGATTGTCTACAACCGCGATCTATTCTACCGGTATTGGCACGGGTCTTCTCAATCTTACTTTAGGGGATATTAGCGGAGACGGTTTTACGGACATTCTCGTAGGCTCGCCTTACGACCTCGGAAATGTCGGACAGGTTTATGTTTATCTATCGAGCGCATCGGTAGGACTCGGTGCCGCATTCAGTCAATCGATCGCAAATCCGGGAAATATAGGAAGCACGCAGTTTTTCGGTTATGCAGTCACGTTAGGCGATGTTGACGGAGACGGCAGGTCGGATGCTATGATCGGAGCGGTTGGCTCAGGACAATTGGGCGCTTCATTCGTTTATCTTTCTCAAGGAGCCGGAACCTACGGCGCCGTCGCACAAATTTTTCAAGGTGCTGTAGTCAACGAATGGTATGCAAACTCAATTGTTTCGACGGATGCGAATCGTGATGGGTTCGCGGATATGATTGTAGGTGCGTATCAAGAAGCCGGCGGATTGGGTAGAACTTATCTATATACTTCCAATATAGGAGTTCTTGCAAATGCATCGAACAGTCCTGTTGCAGGATCCGCTGGGTCTTTATCCGGAACTTCGGTAGCAAGCGGCGACGTCAATGGGGACGGTTTTTTCGATATTTTAAACGGCGGTTATGGTTATACCGGCGCTCAAGCAAATCAAGGATGTGCGATGTCTTTTTTATACGGCGGGAGCTTCTTTGGATTGAATCCGATTGTACTTAATTTTCTTACAAAACCGGTAAATCTAGGCCAAATGGGAATCTCTGTCAGCTCGGGAGACATTGATGGAGACGGATTTAGCGATCTTTTAGTCGGGGGTCCTAGTTCGGTTGGCGGAACCAATGCGGGAAATGTTTATCTCTATCTTTCCGATGGCGCTACTGGATATGCATCAGCGCCGCAAACAATCGGCGATCCGGATGCAACCGGCGCGTTTGGAAGTTCAGTCGATTTGTAATTATCGAATCCGCTTTTTCCATTCCTCTTCTTTAAAACCAACAAAGCCGAATCCTTCTCCGAGAACAAAAGGTCGTTTGACGAGATTTCCGTTTTTGGAAAGAAGTTCTAACTGTTCTTCGATCGACATGTTTCCCAATTTGTCCTTGAGCCCTAATTCTTTATAATCTCCGCCCGAAGTGTTGAAAAGTTTTTTAGAATCGTTCTCTAGATACTTCAGCATCATTTTGAGCTCCGTTTTTTGGGGAGGAATTTCACGGATCGGCACTACTTCCAATTCTACTTTTTTTGCGGAAAGAAATTTGAGTGCGTTTCTACAAGTGCCGCAATTTTTGTATTCGTAAACTTTGAGTTTCAAGTTGTTTCTCCGATTCCGATTCTTTAGAAAAGTCCTTCAGGGTCAAGTTTTCTGGAATTCTCGGTTTCTCGAACGGTAGAATCAAATTTTTTAGAAGAAGAGAAAATTCTCACTTTGAACCAAAAATCTTTTCGTTGAAAAGGGATCTTTTAACCGATAGGATTCATACAGGTAGACTCGGACGTGCTCAATAAAAAGACGAACCTAACCGGAAGACAAAAGGCGGCGATTTTTCTAATTGCGGTCGGTAGCGAAGTGTCTTCGGAGATTTTTAAGCACCTTCGGGAAGATGAAATCGAACAGATCACGTTCGAGATCGCCCGTCTTGATAAAATTACTCCGGAAGATAAAGAAAAGGTCTTAGTCGAGTTCAACGAACTCATGATGGCTCAGGAATTTATTTCCAACGGGGGAATCGATTTTGCCCGCGGTCTTTTGGAAAAGGCTCTTGGAAATCAAAAGGCGATCGATATCATCAATCGTCTTACTTCTTCTTTGCAAGTAAGGCCGTTCGACTTTATTCGTAGAACGGATCCTCAGCACTTATTAAACTTTATCCAGAATGAACACCCGCAGACAATCGCACTCATTCTTTCGTATCTGGATCCTCAAAAAGCATCCAACATTCTTTCCAACTTGCCGCATACGATTCAGGCGGAAGTCGCAAAACGAATCGCGACTATGGACCGGGTTAGTCCGGACGTACTTCGGGAAGTAGAGCGAGTTCTGGAAAGAAAACTTTCTACATTGGCCTCGGAGGATTATACTTCCGCGGGTGGTATCGATTCCGTAGTTGAAATTTTGAACCTTGTAGACCGGGGAACCGAGAAAACGATCATTGAAGCGCTGGAAGAGGAAGATCCGGAACTCGCGGAAGAAATTAAAAAACGGATGTTTGTATTCGAAGACATCGTTCTTTTGGATGACCGAGCGATTCAGAAAGTAATGCGCGAAGTGGATAACTCGGATCTTGCAAAGGCTTTGAAATCGGTGGATACGGAAGTTCAGGAGAAAATTTTCAAGAACATGTCAAAACGCGCCGCAAACCTGCTTCGAGAGGACATGGATTTTATGGGTCCGATCCGGATCAAAGACGTGGAAGACGCTCAGCAAAAAATCGTAAACATCATTCGTAAATTGGAAGACGCTGGTGAGATCGTCGTTGCCCGTGCCGGTGAAGACGAACTCGTCATGTGACCTAAACTCCACTTTGGAAAGAAATTTCCTTCGCAGGGAATCCTTACTGATGAATTTTGGCTGCATGATCCGAATCCGTCTTTTACTTTTTATCGTTTCGATCGGCCTTCTCTCGCTTTACTGCGGATACAAATCGGACTCGGACTTTCTGGATCTTACTAGCGCGGATTGGAAGATAATCGAAGGAAATTCTATTTCAACCGAATTAGAAAAACAGAATCCTTTATCTCGTAGTAATAAGAGTTTTTCCTTTAAAAAAAAAGAACAAAAATTATCCGTTTCAGAAGAATGGAAATCCATTTCAAAATTTCCAGTAGGTTTTAATTCTTTTTTCTCGATACCGGAACAATCCGGTTTTCACGAAGTAACCGCAAAAGTAGAATTTTTTATAAATTCGAATTCACCTTATCTAAATTTACCGACCGCAATTTACTTTCCAGATATCGGTGAAAACTGGGAACTCTATCTCAATGGAATTTTGATTCGTAGAGAGTTATTTCCGGAAGCGATCGATAAAGGCAATTTCACTCCTGTAATCCGTCGATCCTTAAAATCGGTTACAATGCCGATTCCATACGGCTCTTTGAAAGAAGGAAAAAATACGATTCTTTTTTATATCGTGGGAGAATCAAATATCACGTCTTATATTCAAAACGATCATTTCGGATTTTATCACGCGGGCGGTTATAGAATCGCCTTTTTTGAACAGATTTACGAATCGACTTCCGAATATTTTGAAGTTTTTTTATACGGAATTTACTTTATATTCGGTATTTATCATATACTTTTTTATATAACCCGCAGACAGGATCTTTACTATCTTTATTTCGGATTTTTTTCATTTGTATCTTCGATCTACTTTTTTTCCTCTTCGAATTTGATTTACCAAAAGTTCGTAAATACTCATTCAGACATCGACAGTTCTTTATTTTTTAGAGCCGAATATTCCTCTTTGATGCTGATTTTGCCTACCTTTTATTATTTTATCAAAGACTATTTTTATCAAAAGCAAAAGACAGGGGTTGTTCCGAGTATTTTTGTATATTTGTTGATACTTTTGTTTATTGCGGTTTGGATTACTCCATTCTCCTGGACTCATGTCGCCTTGAAAATATGTCAAGTCCTGATGATATTCTTTTTGTTTTATATTCTTTTCTTTTCGATTCAAACTGTACAAAGAAAAAAACAAGACGCTCGTAAGATATTGGCGGGAATATCGGCCTGTATTCTTTTTGCAGTTTGGGATTTGTTGGATTCTATTTTTAAAATTGTAGGTTTGCATTATCCTTTTTTTAAGATTGTGTATTCTCTTTTTATTATTACGATCATCAGTATTTTAGTTTCCCGTTATATTCAACTATACAAAGACGCTCAGTCGCTTAATAAGGAGCTTTCCAATCAAAAGGATGCGTTTTATAGATTTGTGCCCGCGGATTTTATTCGAATTTTAGATAAAGAATCTCCTGTTTCTATAGCCATCGGCGATAATAAAGAAAAATCGATGACCGTTTTGTTCTCGGATATCAGAGATTTTACGAGCATATCGGAAGCGATCAAACCGAGCCATACGATCGCATTTTTAAATTCCTATCTTTCCGAAATGGAGGATTTGGTTTATCAAACCGCCGGTTTTGTGGATAAATACGTTGGTGACGCGATACTCGCGCTTTTTGCGGATTATAACGATCGAGCGGACAAGGAGAATTTTAATTCCGCCGATAATGCGGTCGAGGCCGCGATTAAAATGATTCGTGTCGTTCAATCGGGAAGACTACAACGAGAGTTTTCAATTCCGCCGGGATGGAACTTAGACGTAGGAATCGGGATCAATACGGGATCCTTAATTTTAGGAACCGTTGGAAGCAAAAGGAGAATTGATACCACCGTGATCGGAGACGCTGTCAATTTGGCTTCAAGACTGCAGTCTTTGAGTTCTCTTTATCAAAGTAGAATTTTAATCTCTCATCATACGTTTTTGCAACTGAACCGATTGAGCGAAGTCGGGATTCGAATGATCGATACCGCATTTGTAAAGGGAAGAAATCAAGCGGTCGATATCTACGAGGTGTTTGAGGCGGATCCGGCGGAAATCAAGGACTTTAAATATAAAACGATCGATCAGTTTGCAGAAGGAATCGCAGAATACAAGGCTGGAAAATTTTACGATGCTACCAATATTTTTAAACAACTGTATCGAGATGAGCCAAGGGACAATCTTTCTAAAATTTATTTGAAACGATGCAAACTCTATTCCTCCAAACCTCCCGAAGAAAACTGGGATGGAATTTTTCGATTTCAAACGAAGTAGAATATTCTATCAGAGTTTACTGCGTGTTTCAAAACCGCAATTTTACATTCTATAAAAAATATGGCAGTGATCACGATGTTTTGTTTTTATCGGCGTTCGACAGGTTCTTGTGTTTTTCTTTTGCTTCTTCTTTTGGTTTCATTCGAGGTTTACGCAACCGATTTTCCCGAGTTTCAACTTAGAGATCAAAGAGGCAAAATTCTCAATTCCAAAAAATTGAAAGGTAAGACCGTTTTTCTATTGGGTTGCGGTTATCAAGACGTAGTTCTCTGCCGCAAACACGGAAGAAAGATCTATTGGAGAATGCAGAACCTTTTGGGGGAATCCGAGGAGAGTGTCGAGTTTGTAGCCTTCCTAAATCTATTGAATGCACCGGAAGCGGTCCATGCTTACGTTCGAGAAAATCAATCCAAAAATTATGAGTCCATCTATCTGGACGAAAAAGGGATTTTATCCTCCGGAATCCGGCCGAATTTTTCTTGGTTACGAATTTTTTCTGGGAACAAGAAATTAATTTTTGAATCTTATTACCAAGAAGTCGATGATCGAACGGTTGATAAACTTTATGGGATTCTTCAAAAACATAAAAAATAAAACGATTCTCATTGGTTCTTTAGCGTTTTTGCTTTTTTGCAACTGCGTTCAGAAGAAACCGGATCAGTCGGTCTATTGGCAGGAATATCTTTTTTATCAAAAGGCGATTTTAAAAGAGTATCCGGTTGGCGGAATTCGAAACGCGTTGTTCGGAAATTTAACCTCGTCGGATCAATCTGTTCTTCAAGAAAAAAACGGTTTGTTTTCGATCGATTTTTATCTTCAAAAAACAAACAAGGGTTTTCAACCCGTTCTCACTTCCGAAAAAATTCCGGAAAATGTTCCGTATCAAATTCACGCGGAATATTTGCCGACTTCTTTTAAGGATCAAAATACGTTTCGAGTGAAACGCAAAACGATTTCGATTCTTTCCAATTACAGTTATCTCGATTTTTTTTCACATGTCGATCGGTTGCAGAGTTTTCTTCGCTCCGAATCTAAGATTGTGTCGAAACTTTCTTCGATTTCCGTAGCGCATAAGTATCTTTGTTCGGTTTCGAACTGTGAATTGGGAAGAGATAAAAATTCTTCCTGGTTGATGTATCAACTTAACGATTCGACGAAATCTAAATTTCCAGCGTTTTATAAAAGATTTTTCAAAATTCTGAATCAAATTTCTTATAAGATCACCGTTTTTAAATCCGGAGATTTTTTAAATGGAATCGAACTTTATAATGAAAAGGAAAAAACCTTTTTAAAAATTCCTGATACTTACGCAGGTTATTGGTCAAAACCCGAAACACTCCATATTCGAATTTCCTTATTCATCCAAGTTTACGGTCTTAAAATTGATATTAGAAGTTTAGGATATAGACTTCGATTTCATTCTTCTAAAAATTACGAAAAAATTTCCGGAGAATTTTCAAAGTTTCCTGAAAAAAAAATCAGTGGTCGGTTCCTGCAAATTTTTCCCCCAGGCATAGTGAACTGGTTTATCCCGGGAAACATGGAAGAATACTTTGATAACTATTTTCTTCTTTTGATTCAGGGGTCTGATGGGAACGGAGGAAGTCGTTTTGAATCGGAGTTTTTTCACAACGCGAATAAAATGAAAGTTGTTCTCAAATCCGAAGCCGAAATTTTCAGAGATCGGTTTGCACCGTTTCGTTCATCGAGCGATGAGGATGACGATCCTTCCTTTTTCGAAGTCTTGCAGAAAATTCTGATCGATGATCTTCAAAAATCTTCGCAGGAATCCATATCCTTTTAGAAACGGATTTTATTTCTTCTTTAAAATTAGAATCTTTCTAAAGTGCTTGACTGAGAGTCTAAATTCCAGGATTTATTTTTAGTTCGGGCGCTGTTTATCTATGCGTCGACAAATCAAATTCTATCGATGAATTGGAGGTATTATGGAAGGGATCGCTCTCTTTACAAGTCAGGGTTTGTATTTTATCTTTAAATGGATACATTTCCTCGCAGGCGTTGCCTGGATCGGACTACTTTGGTACATCAACTTCGTACAAGGATCTTTCTTTGCGGAGACGGATGGAGATACTAAGAAAAAAGCAACTCAACAATTGGTTCCACGCGTTCTTTGGTGGTTCCGTTGGGGTGCGATGTTTACTTTCTTGAGCGGTTTGTTTATGATCGGACACGCTCTTTATAGCGGCGCTACCCTTTCTTCAGGTCAATGGCTTGCGATTATTCTCGGTGGAGGACTTTTAGGAACTCTCATGTGGTTTAACGTGTGGTTCGTGATCTGGCCAGCTCAAAAGGTGATCATCGCCGCCGCTAAGGGCGAGACCGCGGAAAATCCTGCTCCGAGAGCGGCAAGAGGTCTTCTCGCTTCCAGAACGAACACTCTTCTTTCCATTCCTATGTTGTTTTTGATGGGAGCTGCGAGAAATCTTCCGATTTCATTTGATGTTACGGGAGCCGAAGCGCACACTTTCTTAGGGGTGATTCTTGTGATTCTCGCTCTTGTAGAAACGAACGCGTTAACCGCAACACCGGAAAGCGCAACTTTTAAACCGATTAAAACGGTCAAAGGTGTGATTACTTCGGGATTTGTTCTTACTTTGATTATCTACATCTTACTTGAGGTTCTCCTTTAATCGATGAGAATGACTAAAAATCGAGGCGGAATGTTCCGCCTCATTCTTTTGTGTTTAACAATAATTCTCATCCTTGCAAACTGTAAGGAAGAAGAGAATCTTACTCCGGCGCAGAAATTGGCTTCTCGTGGAAAGGGGCTCTACGTCACGAATTGTTCCGCTTGTCACAACCAAAATCCTGCGGTGGATGGAGCGGTTGGACCTGCTGTCAAAGGTTCTAATTTCGAATTGTTAAAGGCGAGAATCGTGGAAGGAACCTACCCGGCGGGATATACTCCAAAACGCACAAGTCAGATAATGACACGGTTACCGTTAAACGACGATCAAATTCGAGGTATCGAGGCGTTCTTAAACGCTCCCTGATGAGTAAAGTATTAGGGATATTGAATGTATGTCTCTAATACTCTATTGATTTGATTTTTTCCGCGGCGGATCTGAAATTCTAAACTTCCGAATTTTACTTTTTATCCGACTTCCAGTCTCGGATCCAGTGTGTTTTCAGCGAATCATTTGTCTTAAAAATTCAATCTCGATTTTACGTTCTTTTGAATTTAAAATCAAAACTTCATTTCGATTTTTTGTTAATTTCGTCCAATTGAATCCCTAACGTTTCGCATAATATCCACGATTTGAGAATGCACTTTT comes from the Leptospira sp. WS92.C1 genome and includes:
- a CDS encoding arsenate reductase family protein, which gives rise to MKLKVYEYKNCGTCRNALKFLSAKKVELEVVPIREIPPQKTELKMMLKYLENDSKKLFNTSGGDYKELGLKDKLGNMSIEEQLELLSKNGNLVKRPFVLGEGFGFVGFKEEEWKKRIR
- a CDS encoding L-threonylcarbamoyladenylate synthase; this encodes MILSLHPINPEKRKLQQISDKLLEGNVYIFPTDTVYALVADSQSKLGVERLYELKNISKNQPLSLVCPNISVASNYIENLPNEAFRLMKKLTPGPFTFIIRANKHLPRVSFSNQKEKQIGIRIPDAIYLQELMKMHPNPLTSTSVFTNDEFIIKVESLEEIYGSRVEGIIDGGIVDIELSTILDVTGDKMIVLREGKGSDLL
- a CDS encoding FG-GAP-like repeat-containing protein, with protein sequence MISRFTVVFLILFFSYSCSMKSIENLCDRNSSLFYKNLVLSNLFNPGGISVCGTGPILPQPRILNTGDGRLLNSGFLVGDFDSSVSGVEVSLDNGPFVPAVITGSQWKLQLPAAGVPSTIPSTGVWKEWSFHSVAVRSVAASGVSFPTILSIQKGLNKDINGDGYPDALIGSQVSNRVRAYLSLGKVRGLGSTPVTVLTGAAGFGYSVTLGDIDGDGYADAVVANTNAIFSVYLSQGASGGLSTTAIYSTGIGTGLLNLTLGDISGDGFTDILVGSPYDLGNVGQVYVYLSSASVGLGAAFSQSIANPGNIGSTQFFGYAVTLGDVDGDGRSDAMIGAVGSGQLGASFVYLSQGAGTYGAVAQIFQGAVVNEWYANSIVSTDANRDGFADMIVGAYQEAGGLGRTYLYTSNIGVLANASNSPVAGSAGSLSGTSVASGDVNGDGFFDILNGGYGYTGAQANQGCAMSFLYGGSFFGLNPIVLNFLTKPVNLGQMGISVSSGDIDGDGFSDLLVGGPSSVGGTNAGNVYLYLSDGATGYASAPQTIGDPDATGAFGSSVDL
- the fliG gene encoding flagellar motor switch protein FliG — translated: MLNKKTNLTGRQKAAIFLIAVGSEVSSEIFKHLREDEIEQITFEIARLDKITPEDKEKVLVEFNELMMAQEFISNGGIDFARGLLEKALGNQKAIDIINRLTSSLQVRPFDFIRRTDPQHLLNFIQNEHPQTIALILSYLDPQKASNILSNLPHTIQAEVAKRIATMDRVSPDVLREVERVLERKLSTLASEDYTSAGGIDSVVEILNLVDRGTEKTIIEALEEEDPELAEEIKKRMFVFEDIVLLDDRAIQKVMREVDNSDLAKALKSVDTEVQEKIFKNMSKRAANLLREDMDFMGPIRIKDVEDAQQKIVNIIRKLEDAGEIVVARAGEDELVM
- a CDS encoding cytochrome c translates to MRMTKNRGGMFRLILLCLTIILILANCKEEENLTPAQKLASRGKGLYVTNCSACHNQNPAVDGAVGPAVKGSNFELLKARIVEGTYPAGYTPKRTSQIMTRLPLNDDQIRGIEAFLNAP
- a CDS encoding urate hydroxylase PuuD, with product MEGIALFTSQGLYFIFKWIHFLAGVAWIGLLWYINFVQGSFFAETDGDTKKKATQQLVPRVLWWFRWGAMFTFLSGLFMIGHALYSGATLSSGQWLAIILGGGLLGTLMWFNVWFVIWPAQKVIIAAAKGETAENPAPRAARGLLASRTNTLLSIPMLFLMGAARNLPISFDVTGAEAHTFLGVILVILALVETNALTATPESATFKPIKTVKGVITSGFVLTLIIYILLEVLL
- a CDS encoding SDR family NAD(P)-dependent oxidoreductase, which encodes MSDLFSVKNRTVLVTGSTRGIGKDFANGFLKAGAIVYGTGSSEESVKKFAGTGIKGFAADIRQPDAMTSIIESIVKEHGKLDVLVNNAGIASNKPAAFLKEDEIESIIQTNFAGVFRTCASYYKIHKKKGGNIINVASILGMRGTKFASVYSGTKGAVINMTRALAVEWIGSGYRVNAICPGFIDTDMTEMIKEKPDVMEQMLKGIPMGRLGKPEDLIGAAIFLASEASAYVTGQTVVVDGGITAGI
- a CDS encoding adenylate/guanylate cyclase domain-containing protein, yielding MNFGCMIRIRLLLFIVSIGLLSLYCGYKSDSDFLDLTSADWKIIEGNSISTELEKQNPLSRSNKSFSFKKKEQKLSVSEEWKSISKFPVGFNSFFSIPEQSGFHEVTAKVEFFINSNSPYLNLPTAIYFPDIGENWELYLNGILIRRELFPEAIDKGNFTPVIRRSLKSVTMPIPYGSLKEGKNTILFYIVGESNITSYIQNDHFGFYHAGGYRIAFFEQIYESTSEYFEVFLYGIYFIFGIYHILFYITRRQDLYYLYFGFFSFVSSIYFFSSSNLIYQKFVNTHSDIDSSLFFRAEYSSLMLILPTFYYFIKDYFYQKQKTGVVPSIFVYLLILLFIAVWITPFSWTHVALKICQVLMIFFLFYILFFSIQTVQRKKQDARKILAGISACILFAVWDLLDSIFKIVGLHYPFFKIVYSLFIITIISILVSRYIQLYKDAQSLNKELSNQKDAFYRFVPADFIRILDKESPVSIAIGDNKEKSMTVLFSDIRDFTSISEAIKPSHTIAFLNSYLSEMEDLVYQTAGFVDKYVGDAILALFADYNDRADKENFNSADNAVEAAIKMIRVVQSGRLQREFSIPPGWNLDVGIGINTGSLILGTVGSKRRIDTTVIGDAVNLASRLQSLSSLYQSRILISHHTFLQLNRLSEVGIRMIDTAFVKGRNQAVDIYEVFEADPAEIKDFKYKTIDQFAEGIAEYKAGKFYDATNIFKQLYRDEPRDNLSKIYLKRCKLYSSKPPEENWDGIFRFQTK